From the genome of Variovorax sp. RA8, one region includes:
- a CDS encoding acyl-CoA dehydrogenase family protein, producing MNFDYTQEQQQFADALRRWIAKDYGFEQRRAIVHGDEGVSGKAWDALAELGVTALAMPASVGGFDGSALDMFIVMEELGRGLVVEPCFATAMGAQFLMLSGRHEARLEEIAAGRLKLACALGERQSRHDLFDIATTAKASDGGYLLNGVKTVVTHGAQAHQLVVSARSSGARRDTGGISLCLVPRDAPGLNVRDYRTIDGLRAAHVELSNVQLPASSLLCAEGAGWEMLEAATDYGIALLCGEAVGAMEMLNTETLAYLKTRQQFGVAIGSFQALQHRMVDMVIHLAQARAVAMLAAATLSADIDPQERRRMASAAKVRVGQAMKFIAQQAVQLHGGMGLMDELPVSHHVKRLTVIESMLGDTDHHLARFAEQPAFAGDGPAP from the coding sequence ATGAACTTCGACTACACACAGGAACAGCAGCAGTTCGCCGATGCACTGCGCCGCTGGATCGCAAAGGACTACGGCTTCGAGCAGCGCCGCGCGATCGTGCACGGCGACGAAGGCGTGTCCGGCAAAGCCTGGGACGCCCTGGCCGAACTGGGCGTGACGGCGCTGGCGATGCCGGCGTCGGTTGGCGGCTTCGACGGGAGCGCCCTCGACATGTTCATCGTGATGGAGGAACTGGGGCGCGGCCTGGTGGTCGAGCCGTGCTTCGCCACCGCCATGGGCGCGCAGTTTCTCATGCTGTCCGGCCGGCACGAGGCACGGCTCGAGGAGATCGCCGCCGGTCGGCTCAAGCTGGCTTGTGCCCTGGGGGAGCGGCAATCCCGGCACGATCTCTTCGACATCGCGACGACGGCCAAAGCGAGCGACGGCGGCTATCTGCTGAACGGGGTGAAGACGGTCGTGACGCACGGCGCGCAGGCGCACCAGCTCGTCGTGTCCGCCCGCTCGTCGGGTGCGCGGCGCGACACCGGCGGCATTTCCCTCTGTCTGGTGCCTCGCGACGCCCCGGGCCTGAATGTTCGGGACTATCGCACCATCGACGGTCTTCGCGCGGCCCATGTCGAGCTGTCGAACGTCCAGCTCCCGGCATCGTCCCTGCTGTGCGCCGAGGGCGCCGGCTGGGAGATGCTGGAGGCGGCAACAGACTACGGCATCGCGCTGCTGTGCGGCGAAGCCGTCGGTGCCATGGAGATGCTGAACACAGAGACTCTGGCGTATCTCAAGACCCGCCAGCAGTTCGGCGTTGCCATCGGCAGCTTTCAGGCTCTCCAGCATCGCATGGTCGACATGGTCATCCACCTTGCCCAGGCGCGCGCCGTGGCGATGCTGGCGGCGGCCACGCTGTCGGCCGACATCGATCCGCAGGAGCGCAGACGCATGGCTTCGGCAGCGAAGGTTCGCGTCGGCCAGGCCATGAAGTTCATTGCGCAGCAGGCCGTGCAACTGCATGGCGGCATGGGGCTCATGGACGAACTGCCGGTCTCCCACCATGTCAAGCGGCTCACGGTCATCGAGTCGATGCTGGGCGACACCGACCATCACTTGGCCCGGTTCGCCGAGCAACCCGCTTTTGCCGGCGACGGCCCCGCGCCCTGA
- a CDS encoding acyl-CoA dehydrogenase family protein, producing MDLNYSPQDLAFRETVAAWLRQNLPADLQAKVRHHKRLGREDFVRWHRIVAAQGWVGANWPVEHGGTGWTAVQRHIWDEACAAAGAPIIMPFGVNMVAPVIMAFGNEAQKRHYLPRILNCDDWWCQGYSEPGAGSDLAALKTRAERVGDHYVVNGQKTWTTWAQYANMIFCLVRTDAQARKQEGISFLLIDMDSPGITVRPIIMLDEEHEVNEVFFDNVKVPVENLIGEENRGWTYAKYLLSHERTNIAAVGRSKRELGLLKQLARKQHKSGKSLLNDPVFAAKVASLEIELMGLEMLVRKTIAQTSHGKAPPPEASMLKIKGSEIQLGITELMLEAVGPYGAPFDPAFLTGERMHSAADNDDAAPLASLYLNHRKIAIYGGSNEIQKNVVAKLVLGL from the coding sequence GTGGATCTGAACTACAGCCCGCAGGACCTTGCCTTCCGCGAGACCGTGGCCGCCTGGCTGCGCCAGAACCTGCCCGCAGACCTGCAAGCCAAGGTGCGCCATCACAAACGGCTCGGCCGCGAGGACTTCGTGCGCTGGCATCGCATCGTAGCCGCGCAGGGCTGGGTCGGCGCCAACTGGCCGGTCGAGCACGGGGGGACGGGCTGGACGGCGGTGCAGCGCCACATCTGGGACGAGGCATGCGCCGCCGCTGGGGCGCCGATCATCATGCCCTTCGGAGTCAACATGGTGGCGCCGGTCATCATGGCCTTCGGCAACGAGGCGCAGAAGCGCCACTACCTGCCGCGCATCCTGAATTGCGACGACTGGTGGTGCCAGGGCTACTCCGAACCTGGCGCGGGCTCCGACTTGGCCGCGCTCAAGACGCGCGCCGAGCGCGTGGGCGACCACTACGTCGTGAACGGTCAGAAGACCTGGACCACCTGGGCGCAGTACGCCAACATGATCTTCTGCCTCGTGCGCACCGACGCGCAGGCGCGCAAGCAGGAGGGCATCTCCTTCCTGCTCATCGACATGGACAGCCCCGGAATCACCGTGCGGCCCATCATCATGCTCGATGAGGAACACGAGGTGAACGAAGTGTTCTTCGACAACGTCAAGGTTCCCGTCGAGAACCTGATCGGCGAGGAGAACAGGGGCTGGACCTATGCCAAGTACCTGCTGAGCCACGAGCGCACGAACATCGCTGCGGTGGGCCGGTCCAAGCGGGAGCTGGGTCTTCTCAAGCAGCTCGCTCGCAAGCAGCACAAGAGCGGCAAGTCGCTGCTGAACGATCCGGTGTTCGCCGCGAAGGTGGCCTCGCTGGAGATCGAGCTCATGGGGCTCGAAATGCTCGTGCGCAAGACCATCGCCCAGACGAGCCACGGAAAGGCGCCCCCGCCGGAGGCCTCCATGCTGAAGATCAAGGGCAGCGAGATCCAACTGGGCATCACCGAGCTGATGCTCGAGGCAGTGGGGCCCTACGGCGCCCCTTTCGACCCGGCGTTTCTTACCGGGGAGCGGATGCACAGCGCCGCCGACAACGATGACGCGGCCCCGTTGGCCTCGCTGTACCTGAACCATCGAAAGATCGCGATCTACGGCGGTTCGAACGAGATCCAGAAGAACGTCGTGGCCAAGCTGGTGCTGGGCTTGTGA
- a CDS encoding SDR family NAD(P)-dependent oxidoreductase: MNESMSGKVAVVTGAGGGIGRDTALQLAQAGARVVVNDIGASLSGEGNDTGPAAAVAAEIRAAGGEAAPNTDSIATRECAQRLIQQAVDTFGRIDCVVNNAGILRDRFFHKMSEEEWDAVVKVHLYGSFYTSSAAAGFFKEQGGGAFVHMTSTSGLVGNRAQANYAAAKMGIVGLSRTIAIDMQRSGVRSNCIAPFAWGRMVASVPITTEAQRLAAERKQQLMTPAKVAPLAVFLASDLAADVNGQVFAVRGNEIMLMSQPRAVKSVHRSDGWTPRDIAEHALPAMRGALTPLEETADVFNWPPI; encoded by the coding sequence ATGAACGAATCCATGTCTGGCAAGGTGGCCGTGGTCACCGGCGCCGGTGGCGGCATCGGCCGCGACACCGCCCTGCAGCTCGCGCAGGCGGGCGCCCGCGTTGTCGTCAATGACATCGGTGCATCGCTTAGCGGCGAGGGCAACGACACCGGGCCGGCCGCAGCCGTGGCCGCCGAAATCCGCGCAGCGGGCGGCGAAGCAGCGCCCAACACCGACTCCATCGCCACCCGCGAATGCGCACAGCGTCTGATTCAGCAGGCAGTCGACACCTTCGGCCGGATCGACTGCGTCGTGAACAACGCCGGCATCCTGCGGGATCGCTTCTTCCACAAGATGAGCGAGGAAGAGTGGGATGCCGTGGTGAAGGTGCACCTGTACGGCTCCTTCTACACCAGCAGCGCAGCGGCCGGCTTCTTCAAGGAGCAGGGAGGTGGTGCCTTCGTCCATATGACCTCCACTTCCGGCCTGGTCGGCAACCGTGCGCAGGCCAACTACGCGGCCGCCAAGATGGGCATCGTCGGCCTGTCGCGCACCATTGCCATCGACATGCAGCGCTCGGGCGTCCGCTCCAATTGCATCGCGCCTTTTGCCTGGGGGCGCATGGTCGCCTCCGTGCCCATCACCACCGAGGCCCAGCGTCTGGCGGCCGAGCGAAAGCAACAACTGATGACGCCGGCCAAGGTCGCGCCGCTGGCAGTCTTCCTGGCCAGCGACCTGGCCGCGGATGTCAACGGCCAAGTATTCGCCGTGCGCGGCAACGAGATCATGCTCATGAGCCAGCCGCGTGCCGTGAAGTCCGTGCACCGGTCCGACGGCTGGACGCCGCGGGACATCGCCGAGCACGCGCTGCCTGCCATGCGCGGTGCGCTGACGCCGCTGGAAGAGACGGCGGACGTCTTCAACTGGCCGCCCATCTAG
- a CDS encoding MaoC/PaaZ C-terminal domain-containing protein, which produces MNLDAVSAWSRTVVHDYTLHDAALYALAIGAVSDPLDARQLRLVDEVGQVAVPSIASVIASPGFWARDEKSMEIDSARLVHAEQRVALERPLPAQGRVVGSSRVTRVVDKGAGKGALITVCKTLQSEGGERYGHAWQAFFCRGDGGFSASGADDLALDDAPMPALEAMPTRAPDRHERCSVRADAALLYRLCGDRNRLHIDPRVAQRAGFSRPILHGLATYGFAAIAAIRAFANGDAERLVGLDARFSLPLYPGEEVEFRMWDEGAHVALEGHVVARNAVVISHGRARFQ; this is translated from the coding sequence ATGAACCTCGACGCAGTCAGCGCTTGGAGCCGGACCGTTGTTCATGACTACACGCTCCACGATGCCGCGCTCTACGCGCTGGCTATCGGCGCCGTGTCAGACCCGCTCGATGCGCGCCAGCTGCGGCTCGTGGACGAGGTCGGCCAGGTGGCCGTGCCGTCGATAGCGAGCGTGATCGCCTCACCCGGCTTCTGGGCGCGCGACGAGAAGTCGATGGAGATCGATTCCGCGCGCCTGGTCCACGCAGAACAGCGCGTTGCGCTGGAACGGCCGCTGCCCGCGCAGGGCCGGGTGGTCGGCAGTTCTCGCGTGACCCGCGTCGTCGACAAAGGGGCGGGCAAGGGCGCATTGATCACGGTGTGCAAGACCCTCCAGTCCGAAGGCGGCGAGCGCTATGGCCATGCGTGGCAAGCGTTCTTCTGCCGCGGCGACGGTGGCTTCTCTGCGAGTGGTGCGGATGACCTGGCGCTGGACGATGCGCCAATGCCCGCGCTGGAGGCCATGCCCACCCGCGCGCCTGACCGGCACGAACGCTGCAGCGTGCGCGCCGATGCAGCATTGCTCTACCGCCTGTGCGGCGACAGGAACAGGTTGCACATCGACCCCCGGGTTGCACAGCGCGCGGGCTTTTCGCGGCCGATCCTGCACGGCCTGGCGACCTACGGCTTTGCCGCCATCGCAGCCATCCGCGCGTTCGCCAATGGCGACGCCGAGCGGCTGGTCGGGCTGGACGCCCGCTTCTCTTTGCCCCTGTACCCGGGCGAGGAGGTCGAATTCCGGATGTGGGACGAGGGCGCTCACGTGGCGCTCGAAGGCCATGTTGTCGCACGCAACGCCGTGGTGATCAGCCATGGGCGGGCACGTTTTCAATGA
- a CDS encoding Zn-ribbon domain-containing OB-fold protein: protein MFLSDDRQWPAPATNPENEAFFAAAAQGRLLYGCCRDCGKVHYYPRRSCPHCFTVEVDWAEASGQGRIYSYTVTGPASDRQVLAFVELEEGFRVLSNIVDAAPGRLTVGAAVRVAFGRAGEVRVPVFVLQDAGAAA, encoded by the coding sequence ATGTTTCTCTCTGACGACCGCCAGTGGCCGGCGCCCGCCACCAATCCCGAAAACGAAGCCTTCTTTGCGGCAGCGGCCCAGGGCCGGCTGCTCTACGGCTGCTGCCGCGACTGCGGCAAGGTCCACTACTACCCGCGCCGCAGCTGCCCGCACTGCTTCACGGTCGAGGTGGATTGGGCCGAGGCAAGCGGCCAAGGCCGCATCTACTCCTACACCGTGACCGGGCCAGCCTCGGACCGCCAGGTGCTGGCGTTCGTCGAGCTGGAGGAGGGGTTCCGCGTCCTCAGCAACATCGTGGACGCGGCACCCGGGCGGCTGACCGTCGGCGCTGCCGTGCGGGTGGCGTTCGGGCGCGCCGGCGAGGTCAGGGTGCCAGTCTTCGTGCTGCAAGACGCGGGCGCGGCCGCATGA
- a CDS encoding thiolase domain-containing protein, whose product MTIKRKACIAGAFEHPLRKAEHHSVAQLHAECARGALADAGLSMRDVDAYFCAGDAPGLGPLSMLDYMGLRVKHLDTTETGGSSYLIHVAHAAQAIEAGKCNVALITLAGKPRTDPSTAKPREYGATSPDVAFEQPFGMNTLAGYALVARRHMHEYGTTPEQLAWIKVAASTHAQYNPHAMLRQPVTVEEVVNSPLVADPLHRLDCCVVSDGGGALVVTRPEIARTLARPVINVLGAGEAVRGAYGGWDEGLLVTGAAQSGPQAFAEARVAPADIQYASIYDSFTITVLLQLEDLGFCRKGEGGRFVQDGNLISGVGRLPFNTDGGGLCNNHPANRGGITKVIEAVRQLRGEAHPKVQVPGCEIALAQGTGGNLGARHGSATLILGRN is encoded by the coding sequence ATGACGATCAAGAGAAAAGCCTGCATCGCCGGCGCCTTCGAGCATCCTTTGCGCAAGGCCGAGCATCATTCGGTTGCCCAGTTGCACGCCGAGTGCGCGCGCGGGGCGCTGGCCGACGCGGGGCTTTCCATGCGGGACGTGGACGCGTATTTCTGCGCGGGCGACGCGCCGGGCCTGGGGCCGCTGTCCATGCTGGACTACATGGGCCTGCGGGTGAAGCACCTGGACACCACGGAAACGGGTGGGTCTTCCTACCTCATCCACGTGGCGCACGCCGCCCAGGCCATCGAGGCAGGCAAGTGCAATGTGGCGCTGATCACGCTGGCCGGCAAGCCGCGCACCGACCCTTCCACCGCCAAGCCGCGCGAATACGGCGCGACTTCGCCCGACGTGGCCTTCGAGCAACCCTTCGGCATGAACACGCTGGCCGGCTACGCGCTGGTGGCGCGTCGCCATATGCATGAATACGGCACCACGCCAGAGCAGCTGGCCTGGATCAAGGTCGCGGCCTCCACCCATGCGCAGTACAACCCCCACGCCATGTTGCGCCAGCCGGTCACCGTCGAAGAAGTCGTCAATTCACCGCTGGTTGCAGACCCTCTGCATCGCCTGGACTGCTGTGTGGTCAGCGATGGCGGCGGGGCACTGGTCGTGACCCGGCCCGAGATCGCCCGCACCCTCGCGCGCCCCGTGATCAACGTGCTGGGCGCCGGCGAAGCGGTGCGCGGCGCATATGGCGGATGGGACGAAGGCCTGCTGGTCACCGGCGCGGCGCAATCGGGCCCGCAAGCCTTTGCCGAGGCCCGGGTGGCGCCGGCGGACATCCAGTACGCATCCATCTACGACAGCTTCACCATCACCGTGCTGCTCCAACTCGAAGACCTCGGTTTCTGCCGCAAAGGAGAGGGCGGGCGCTTCGTGCAGGACGGGAACCTGATCTCCGGCGTCGGCCGCCTGCCCTTCAACACCGACGGCGGCGGGTTGTGCAACAACCACCCGGCCAACCGCGGCGGCATCACCAAGGTGATCGAGGCGGTGCGCCAGTTGCGCGGCGAAGCGCATCCGAAGGTGCAGGTTCCCGGCTGCGAGATCGCCCTCGCGCAAGGCACGGGTGGCAACCTAGGTGCCCGCCATGGCAGCGCCACGCTCATCCTCGGACGGAATTGA
- a CDS encoding GntR family transcriptional regulator, which produces MSISAAQDRPSATEKVSTAVYDALRSKAITHAFLPGERLNEGELATELHVSRTPLREALNRLTTEGFLRAVPGKGFYFKELDPKELFDLYELRAMLELTAARLATERASTEQIDSLMASTDEAANGMECSKTELIAQDEQFHERLVALAGNTEMSRVLHNINARIQFVRWIEVGEPTRRAAHHSHKAIAQALQRRDAEACEALLGKHIRRRQDDIIEAAHARMAQLFTERAALHRR; this is translated from the coding sequence ATGTCCATCTCCGCCGCCCAAGATCGCCCGTCCGCCACCGAGAAGGTCAGCACCGCCGTCTACGATGCGCTTCGCTCCAAAGCCATCACGCACGCCTTCCTGCCCGGCGAGCGTCTGAACGAAGGCGAATTGGCCACGGAACTTCATGTCTCGCGAACACCGCTTCGCGAAGCGCTCAATCGGTTGACAACCGAAGGCTTTCTCCGCGCCGTGCCAGGAAAAGGCTTCTATTTCAAGGAACTCGACCCGAAAGAACTCTTTGATCTGTACGAACTGCGCGCGATGCTTGAACTCACCGCGGCGCGACTGGCAACCGAGCGGGCAAGCACGGAACAGATCGATTCGCTGATGGCGAGCACCGATGAAGCAGCCAACGGGATGGAGTGCTCAAAGACTGAACTGATCGCACAGGATGAGCAGTTCCACGAACGCCTTGTCGCACTGGCGGGCAACACGGAAATGTCGCGGGTCCTGCACAACATCAATGCGCGCATCCAATTCGTGCGCTGGATCGAGGTCGGCGAACCCACCCGCAGGGCCGCGCACCACTCCCACAAAGCCATCGCCCAAGCCTTGCAGAGGCGCGATGCCGAAGCCTGCGAGGCGCTGTTGGGCAAACACATTCGGCGACGGCAAGACGACATCATCGAAGCAGCCCACGCACGCATGGCCCAGTTGTTCACGGAGCGTGCGGCGCTTCACAGGCGCTGA
- a CDS encoding alpha/beta fold hydrolase produces MVDAAHAAHRCWLSGKALTLTLGAHIRANGIRQHYLHCPGAGPRVLIVPGIVSPAILWRHVGEWLQATHDCFALDVRGRGLSETGVHLDYGLDACAADLVGFVRTMDLAPLTLVGHSMGARIAAKAAITAPELFDSLVLLDPPTSGPGRRPYPVPKSRTLGLLRSAQRAEAPPAVHAPESQPWPDELLRLRREWLPTCDERAVHAAYDDFHAQDLFADLAGTQMPVSLIAAGTGDVVSDADIEEMRRVHAGLRAVRLAGVGHQMQAENFAAFRQALGAMLNKQEPETERGDS; encoded by the coding sequence ATGGTCGATGCAGCGCACGCGGCGCATCGTTGTTGGCTGTCAGGAAAAGCTTTGACTCTTACTTTGGGCGCCCACATCAGGGCCAATGGCATCCGCCAGCATTACCTGCATTGCCCGGGGGCCGGCCCGCGCGTGCTGATCGTTCCAGGCATCGTGAGCCCCGCCATCCTTTGGCGACATGTGGGTGAGTGGCTTCAAGCCACTCACGACTGCTTTGCGCTGGATGTACGCGGCCGGGGCCTGTCGGAGACGGGCGTGCACCTCGATTACGGCCTGGACGCCTGCGCGGCTGATCTGGTGGGATTCGTTCGCACCATGGATCTTGCCCCGCTGACCCTCGTCGGGCACTCGATGGGGGCGCGCATTGCGGCGAAAGCGGCTATCACCGCCCCGGAGTTGTTCGATTCACTGGTGCTGCTGGACCCCCCGACGAGCGGGCCTGGCCGCCGACCGTACCCAGTGCCCAAATCCCGCACGCTCGGGTTGCTGCGATCCGCGCAGCGTGCAGAAGCCCCCCCCGCCGTCCATGCCCCGGAATCACAGCCGTGGCCAGACGAACTGCTGCGGCTGCGCAGAGAGTGGCTTCCGACGTGTGACGAGCGGGCCGTGCATGCCGCCTATGACGATTTCCATGCCCAGGATCTGTTCGCCGACTTGGCCGGGACGCAGATGCCCGTGTCGCTGATTGCGGCGGGCACCGGCGACGTTGTGTCTGATGCGGACATCGAGGAGATGCGCCGCGTGCACGCTGGCCTGCGGGCCGTTCGGCTGGCCGGCGTCGGCCATCAGATGCAGGCAGAGAACTTTGCCGCGTTCAGGCAAGCGCTGGGCGCGATGTTGAACAAGCAGGAACCCGAAACCGAAAGAGGCGATTCATGA
- a CDS encoding leucyl aminopeptidase: protein MKVDAEILELFTRELALCGVKAGESVVVLTADDEWAENAHAFMAAAGQLGATTFNLNVRRGQSNAVGVQGRHPLVGNALAMQTLKSATMVIDMVGLLFSREQAEIQAAGVRILRVMEPFHVLKQMFPTEDLRRRVEYAKGLLERARQLRFTSAAGTDIVYRLGQYPVISEYGYTNEPGRWDHFPSGFSFTQGDDGAVDGVVVLQPGDILCAFKQYVQSPVTLRVEKGMVVDISGDGLDAQLIESYIDSFHDPRAYAISHIGWGLNEKARWYQFSVTRQLPAEHVMNALSFYGNVLFSLGPNLELGGTNDTACHLDLPMRGCSLWLDDTQILRDGDVIHPEMQVQASTQP, encoded by the coding sequence ATGAAAGTGGATGCGGAAATCTTGGAACTTTTCACGCGCGAGCTAGCACTGTGCGGCGTGAAGGCAGGCGAGTCGGTGGTCGTGCTCACCGCCGACGATGAGTGGGCTGAGAACGCGCACGCCTTCATGGCGGCGGCAGGGCAATTGGGCGCGACGACCTTCAACCTCAACGTGCGCCGCGGCCAATCCAATGCGGTGGGCGTACAGGGCCGCCATCCGCTCGTGGGCAACGCGCTAGCGATGCAAACGCTCAAGTCGGCGACCATGGTGATCGACATGGTCGGCCTGCTCTTTTCGCGCGAGCAGGCGGAGATTCAGGCCGCCGGCGTGCGCATCCTGCGCGTGATGGAGCCCTTCCACGTGCTCAAGCAGATGTTCCCGACCGAGGACCTGCGCCGCCGCGTGGAGTATGCCAAGGGCCTGCTCGAGCGCGCCCGCCAGCTACGTTTTACCTCGGCCGCGGGGACCGACATCGTCTACCGGCTCGGCCAGTACCCGGTGATCTCCGAGTACGGCTACACCAACGAGCCGGGACGCTGGGACCATTTCCCCTCGGGCTTCTCGTTCACGCAGGGCGACGACGGGGCGGTGGACGGGGTGGTGGTGCTGCAGCCAGGCGACATCCTCTGCGCGTTCAAGCAATACGTGCAGTCGCCGGTGACGCTGCGCGTGGAAAAAGGGATGGTGGTCGACATCTCCGGCGACGGCCTGGACGCGCAACTCATCGAGAGCTACATCGACAGCTTCCACGATCCCCGCGCCTACGCGATCTCGCACATCGGCTGGGGACTCAACGAAAAGGCGCGCTGGTATCAGTTCTCGGTCACGCGCCAGCTCCCGGCCGAGCACGTCATGAATGCGCTGTCGTTCTACGGGAACGTCCTGTTCTCGCTCGGGCCCAATCTCGAACTCGGTGGTACCAACGACACCGCTTGCCACCTCGACTTGCCGATGCGCGGTTGCAGCCTCTGGCTTGACGACACGCAGATCCTGCGCGACGGGGATGTGATCCATCCCGAAATGCAAGTTCAGGCTTCGACGCAGCCCTAA
- a CDS encoding IclR family transcriptional regulator, translating into MPSDKASGVAAVERAFAILNAFHTSDTSLSLNEIALRTGMYKSTILRLISTLVQEHCIVRLDDGSYQLGSMLLHWGGLYQASLRLDDHVPPILRRLVQETEEGASFFTREGNLRVCLFRVDSPRSIRDHIRTGDLLPLDRGAAGRVLAGFDRTVTPPESFPTNPCIVTVGEREPDIGAISAPVFGPRDSLRGALAISGPAARFSNDHLPGMKQAVLRAAADLTRRLGGDPARLEHQAAGSPP; encoded by the coding sequence TTGCCGTCCGATAAGGCCAGCGGCGTCGCTGCTGTGGAGCGAGCGTTTGCCATCCTCAACGCGTTCCATACGAGCGACACTTCGTTGAGCCTCAACGAGATCGCATTGCGCACGGGGATGTACAAGAGCACGATCCTTCGGCTCATTAGCACGCTGGTGCAAGAACACTGCATCGTGCGGCTGGACGACGGCAGCTACCAACTCGGCTCAATGCTGTTGCATTGGGGCGGGCTCTACCAGGCGTCCTTGAGGCTGGATGACCATGTGCCGCCGATCCTGCGCCGCCTGGTGCAGGAAACGGAGGAGGGCGCTTCCTTCTTCACCCGCGAAGGCAATCTTCGCGTTTGCCTTTTCCGCGTGGATTCGCCACGTTCGATCCGCGATCACATCCGCACAGGTGACCTGCTGCCGCTCGACCGGGGTGCCGCCGGCCGCGTGCTTGCAGGCTTTGATCGCACCGTCACGCCGCCGGAAAGCTTTCCGACCAACCCCTGCATCGTGACTGTGGGAGAGCGTGAGCCCGACATCGGCGCGATCTCAGCACCGGTTTTCGGCCCGCGAGACAGCCTGCGCGGTGCGCTGGCAATATCAGGGCCTGCGGCGCGTTTTTCGAATGATCATCTACCCGGCATGAAGCAAGCCGTGTTGCGTGCAGCAGCCGACCTGACGCGTCGCCTTGGAGGCGATCCAGCACGGCTCGAGCACCAGGCAGCTGGATCGCCGCCATGA
- a CDS encoding Bug family tripartite tricarboxylate transporter substrate binding protein: protein MRLWKKWLAAFCAIGLATAVHAQTFPNKTITIVAPYPPGGATDLYARAVANGLAEWGQATVVENRAGASGIIGAEHASRQPADGHTLLIGASSMFSVLPLLSERMKTVYKHIEPVSLLGLNPSYVVVPQTLPVNTIQELIAYLKANPGKFGYASAGIGTSQHVFMELFKQRAGVDVFSVQYKGSGPMVVDLIAGRTVMAIEQGPAVLTHIKSGKLKALAVTTAKRSIALPDVPTLSETVLPGFEAVTWFALYAPAGVPKNVTDKLASQVAKTMASAAVKTSLGAVGVEPASSTPAELVKRQATETTMWQEVITRSNIKLED, encoded by the coding sequence ATGCGTCTATGGAAAAAGTGGTTGGCGGCCTTTTGCGCCATTGGTCTTGCAACTGCCGTGCATGCACAGACCTTTCCGAACAAGACGATCACGATCGTCGCGCCGTATCCGCCGGGAGGAGCGACTGACCTCTATGCACGGGCTGTCGCTAATGGCCTCGCAGAGTGGGGGCAGGCGACTGTGGTTGAGAACCGCGCAGGAGCCTCCGGAATCATCGGCGCTGAACATGCATCGCGCCAGCCCGCCGATGGCCACACGCTGCTCATCGGTGCCTCGTCGATGTTCTCGGTTCTGCCCTTGCTGAGCGAGCGCATGAAGACGGTCTACAAGCACATCGAACCGGTCTCGCTGCTGGGCCTGAATCCCTCCTACGTGGTGGTGCCGCAGACGTTGCCGGTCAACACGATCCAAGAACTGATCGCCTATCTCAAGGCCAACCCCGGAAAGTTCGGCTATGCCTCCGCCGGCATCGGCACCTCGCAGCACGTCTTCATGGAACTGTTCAAGCAACGCGCCGGTGTGGATGTGTTTTCCGTCCAGTACAAGGGCAGCGGCCCGATGGTGGTGGATCTGATCGCCGGCCGCACGGTCATGGCGATCGAGCAGGGTCCCGCCGTTCTCACCCACATCAAGTCCGGAAAGCTCAAGGCGCTGGCCGTGACGACCGCGAAGCGGTCCATCGCCCTGCCCGATGTGCCCACACTGTCCGAAACGGTGCTGCCTGGCTTCGAGGCGGTGACCTGGTTCGCGCTCTATGCGCCTGCGGGAGTGCCGAAGAACGTGACCGACAAACTGGCCTCGCAGGTCGCCAAGACCATGGCATCGGCCGCGGTGAAGACCAGTCTCGGCGCAGTGGGGGTGGAGCCGGCATCGAGCACGCCCGCCGAACTCGTCAAGCGGCAGGCCACCGAGACAACTATGTGGCAGGAAGTGATCACGCGCTCCAACATCAAGCTCGAAGACTGA